The Deinococcus sp. Marseille-Q6407 genome has a window encoding:
- a CDS encoding GNAT family N-acetyltransferase, whose protein sequence is MKPAQIARELRTARLVLRAPARTDSEAALAAQLASRAELKSWMLWAQEEPTLEGVRAGLAGAEERFGSGEQLRYHVWDALSGEFIGSSGFHSLDWRVPKGEIGYWIATPHTGHGYALEVTQALTHFGLAGQEEGGLGFRRLEIRCDPMNARSRRIPERLGYRLDAELVNDTVSADAAEVRNTLVFSRTR, encoded by the coding sequence ATGAAGCCGGCCCAGATTGCCCGCGAGCTGCGAACGGCGCGGCTTGTCCTGCGCGCTCCTGCCCGCACCGACTCGGAGGCGGCGCTGGCTGCGCAGCTGGCGTCACGTGCAGAGCTGAAGAGCTGGATGCTCTGGGCGCAGGAGGAACCGACGCTGGAAGGCGTACGCGCCGGTCTGGCCGGAGCCGAGGAACGCTTCGGGAGTGGCGAGCAGCTGCGCTACCACGTCTGGGACGCGTTGAGCGGTGAATTCATCGGGTCCAGCGGCTTTCACAGCCTGGACTGGCGGGTGCCCAAAGGCGAGATCGGATACTGGATTGCCACGCCTCACACCGGCCATGGCTACGCGCTGGAGGTGACGCAGGCCCTGACCCATTTCGGGCTGGCCGGGCAGGAGGAGGGCGGCCTGGGCTTTCGCCGGCTGGAAATTCGCTGTGACCCCATGAATGCCCGCTCGCGGCGCATCCCCGAGCGGCTGGGCTACCGGCTGGACGCCGAACTGGTGAACGACACCGTTTCGGCAGATGCGGCAGAGGTGCGCAACACCCTGGTCTTCAGCCGGACCCGTTAA
- a CDS encoding AAA family ATPase, producing the protein MIESLTLHGFKSFSQRTHIEFEPGITAVIGPNGSGKSNVVEALRWVTHAARTRELRAARATELIFHGGSGSGRAPLGLAEVQAELRHSGEALNLSRRIYRDGTSEQELAGRSARVRDVQAALRGTGLGPGGLAVIGQGEVSGVVQAEGPRLLGYLQEAAGLSRSVAARAETAARLAEAERHLADLTLVQSERQAALERLRLAAEAALRWRELVARQALLDAAQEREKQLALRRELDAARREASEQEAHSQRLGAGLGDAAARAEAAREALAQARAAARAREDALAALNAAEQAHAQAARYGEHLGGEEAALNAELTALPNHAPAEAAPDLDTLSRAVQEARTQAEAAEAASRRLERQLAESREAELRRTQAQARAEADHAALTREQERVAAALVALATEEQQLAAELARAAAEREAQATRLAAAQTEAQSRQVRRQDMLAERTRLQAGLAPLRRELERLEAALNAYSRYGEGARNALRLDHPGIVGSVADVLTVPAELETAVTAALGRRLEQVVVNTADDARDIIAELKRQGGRATFLPLELLHERPRRDAALLREPGVVGNLAELCPTDPPLVGRSLLADTMVVDTLDTTNRLARQHRQRPRLVTLGGELVEPSGAMTGGRLRDSGSSVLADQRRFQELADEVETAEAALQKVEAALDTLSDEQATDLPALTAAHAAAQAAERELAAQARELAAQQRSLETDAARLAEGLAALPAPALPAAAPQPEADPAALEAELTASRAGAEQARAAERAAAEALALGRELAAQWHSYRQAESRRAEVGQRLEANARARSEQAGHIAAAAAEVERRRQSLGDFDSQAVARAEEESRRTADAYAALIAAQNKARARLDELRLTIARREGGLGAVPDGCSPAGTPREWAHELGRLRSELAALGPVNARAEADFLAGQAEWAATQAGLDDAQAAVDELRRQLDELSGLEDAATRQALDTVAAAFARYVAELLGGSGELEAQQDDAGRISGLSLAVQPGGKRTRSMTLLSAGERTMAGLAFLFALNHAGGEGAAGGLPLAVLDEVDAPLDEANIRRFTAFLTRFAAQGTQFVVVTHQKATMEVADTLWGVTTDGGGVSRVLSIRQASEGAALVRG; encoded by the coding sequence ATGATCGAATCCCTGACCCTGCACGGTTTCAAGAGTTTCTCGCAGCGCACCCACATTGAGTTCGAGCCCGGTATCACGGCAGTGATTGGCCCCAACGGCAGCGGCAAGAGCAATGTGGTGGAGGCGCTGCGCTGGGTGACGCACGCTGCACGCACCCGCGAGCTGCGGGCGGCCAGGGCCACCGAGCTGATTTTCCACGGAGGCAGCGGCTCCGGCCGGGCGCCGCTGGGCCTGGCAGAGGTGCAGGCCGAGCTGCGGCACAGTGGCGAAGCGCTGAACCTGAGCCGCCGGATCTACCGCGACGGCACTTCCGAGCAGGAGCTGGCCGGGCGCAGTGCGCGGGTCCGCGACGTGCAGGCCGCGCTGCGCGGCACCGGTCTGGGACCGGGTGGTTTGGCAGTGATTGGGCAGGGCGAGGTGTCCGGGGTGGTGCAGGCGGAAGGCCCACGGCTGCTGGGATACCTGCAGGAGGCGGCCGGGCTGTCGCGCTCGGTGGCGGCCCGCGCCGAGACAGCTGCGCGGCTGGCCGAAGCCGAGCGCCATCTGGCCGACCTGACCCTGGTGCAGTCCGAGCGGCAGGCGGCGCTGGAGCGGCTGCGGCTGGCGGCCGAGGCGGCGCTGCGCTGGCGTGAGCTGGTGGCGCGGCAGGCCCTGCTGGACGCGGCCCAGGAACGCGAGAAACAGCTGGCCCTGCGCCGCGAATTGGACGCTGCCCGCCGGGAGGCCAGTGAGCAGGAGGCCCACTCGCAGCGGCTGGGAGCGGGGCTGGGAGACGCTGCCGCTCGGGCAGAGGCGGCCCGCGAGGCTCTGGCGCAGGCTCGCGCGGCTGCCCGCGCCCGTGAGGACGCCCTGGCCGCCTTGAACGCCGCCGAGCAGGCCCACGCCCAGGCGGCCCGCTACGGCGAGCACCTGGGGGGTGAAGAAGCAGCCCTCAACGCCGAGCTGACCGCTCTCCCGAACCATGCTCCGGCCGAAGCGGCTCCCGACCTGGATACGCTGTCCCGCGCCGTGCAGGAGGCCCGCACCCAAGCTGAAGCGGCCGAAGCGGCTTCTCGCCGCCTGGAACGCCAGCTGGCGGAAAGCCGCGAGGCCGAGTTGCGCCGCACCCAGGCTCAGGCCCGTGCCGAGGCCGACCACGCTGCCCTGACCCGCGAGCAGGAACGGGTGGCGGCAGCTCTGGTGGCCCTGGCCACCGAAGAACAGCAACTGGCAGCCGAACTGGCCCGCGCCGCTGCCGAGCGCGAGGCCCAGGCGACCAGGCTGGCGGCGGCCCAGACTGAAGCGCAGAGCCGGCAAGTCCGCCGCCAGGACATGCTGGCCGAGCGCACCCGCTTGCAGGCCGGGCTGGCTCCGCTGCGCCGCGAACTGGAGCGGCTGGAAGCGGCGCTGAATGCCTATTCGCGCTACGGCGAGGGCGCCCGCAACGCGCTGCGGCTGGACCATCCCGGCATCGTGGGTAGTGTGGCCGACGTGCTGACAGTGCCGGCCGAGCTGGAAACCGCTGTGACCGCCGCGCTGGGCCGGCGGCTGGAACAGGTGGTGGTGAACACCGCTGACGACGCCCGCGACATCATCGCCGAGCTGAAACGCCAGGGCGGCCGGGCCACTTTCCTGCCGCTGGAACTGCTGCACGAGCGCCCCCGCCGCGACGCTGCGCTGCTGCGCGAACCCGGCGTGGTGGGTAACCTGGCCGAGCTGTGCCCCACCGACCCGCCGCTGGTGGGCCGCTCGCTGCTGGCCGATACCATGGTCGTGGACACGCTGGACACCACCAACCGGCTGGCCCGGCAACACCGTCAGCGCCCCCGGCTGGTTACGCTGGGCGGCGAGCTGGTCGAACCGTCTGGCGCCATGACTGGCGGCCGCCTGCGCGACTCCGGCAGCAGCGTGCTGGCTGACCAGCGGCGCTTTCAGGAACTCGCCGACGAGGTGGAGACGGCCGAAGCGGCCTTACAGAAAGTGGAAGCGGCCCTGGACACTCTGAGCGACGAGCAAGCCACCGACCTGCCCGCGCTGACCGCCGCCCACGCCGCCGCCCAGGCAGCCGAGCGCGAGCTGGCGGCCCAGGCCCGCGAGCTGGCCGCCCAGCAGCGTAGCCTAGAAACCGATGCGGCGCGGCTGGCTGAGGGCCTGGCCGCCTTGCCTGCGCCGGCCCTTCCTGCCGCCGCCCCACAGCCGGAAGCCGACCCCGCCGCCCTGGAAGCTGAGCTGACCGCCAGCCGTGCCGGAGCCGAGCAAGCCCGCGCCGCCGAGCGTGCTGCTGCCGAAGCGCTGGCGCTGGGCCGTGAGCTGGCCGCTCAGTGGCACAGCTACCGGCAGGCTGAAAGCCGCCGCGCCGAGGTGGGGCAGCGCCTGGAAGCTAACGCCCGCGCCCGCAGCGAGCAGGCCGGTCACATCGCGGCCGCCGCCGCCGAGGTGGAGCGCCGCCGGCAGTCGCTGGGCGATTTCGACTCCCAGGCGGTGGCCCGCGCCGAGGAGGAAAGCCGCCGGACTGCCGACGCTTACGCTGCCCTGATTGCTGCCCAGAACAAGGCCCGCGCCCGGCTGGACGAACTGCGTCTGACCATCGCCCGGCGTGAAGGGGGGCTGGGAGCGGTGCCCGACGGGTGCTCACCGGCTGGCACTCCCCGCGAGTGGGCGCACGAACTGGGCCGCCTGCGCAGCGAACTGGCCGCCCTGGGGCCGGTCAACGCCCGCGCCGAGGCCGATTTCCTGGCCGGTCAGGCCGAATGGGCTGCCACCCAGGCCGGGCTGGACGACGCCCAGGCCGCCGTGGACGAGTTGCGCCGGCAGCTGGACGAGCTGTCGGGTCTAGAAGACGCCGCCACCCGCCAGGCGCTGGACACCGTGGCGGCCGCTTTTGCCCGCTACGTGGCCGAACTGCTGGGCGGCAGCGGCGAATTGGAGGCCCAGCAGGACGACGCCGGGCGCATCAGCGGCCTGTCGCTGGCGGTGCAGCCGGGCGGCAAGCGCACCCGTTCGATGACCCTGCTCAGCGCGGGCGAGCGCACCATGGCGGGGCTGGCCTTCCTGTTTGCCCTGAACCACGCTGGGGGCGAGGGGGCCGCCGGTGGCCTGCCGCTGGCCGTGCTGGACGAGGTGGACGCTCCGCTGGACGAGGCCAATATTCGCCGCTTTACCGCCTTTCTGACCCGCTTTGCCGCGCAGGGCACCCAGTTCGTGGTGGTCACTCACCAGAAAGCCACCATGGAAGTGGCCGACACCCTCTGGGGCGTGACCACCGACGGCGGCGGGGTCAGCCGGGTCCTGAGCATTCGGCAGGCTTCCGAAGGCGCGGCGCTGGTGCGCGGCTGA
- a CDS encoding YmdB family metallophosphoesterase — translation MKILFVGDVYGQPGRRVVGEHLPLIAPGYDFVIVNAENSAGGFGMHFDAATRILEAGADCLTLGNHAWDHKDILLMLGQPERFPIVRPLNYSDPQTPGVGWRTFEVGEAGERLTVVNLLGRVFMGESANPFTAMDSLLERDDLGSVFVDFHAETTSEKAAMGWHLDGRVAAVIGTHTHVATADTRILPGGTGFQADAGFTGPVNSVIGANPQEPVQAFLTERRHRFQVAGGPAMLNAVSLEISGNRCLGIERYRYEEPAEEE, via the coding sequence ATGAAGATTCTTTTTGTCGGTGACGTCTACGGCCAGCCGGGCCGGCGGGTGGTGGGCGAGCACCTGCCCCTGATCGCCCCAGGTTACGACTTCGTGATCGTGAACGCCGAGAACTCGGCCGGGGGGTTCGGGATGCATTTTGACGCGGCCACCCGGATTCTGGAAGCCGGCGCCGACTGCCTGACCCTGGGCAACCACGCCTGGGACCACAAGGACATTCTCCTGATGCTGGGGCAGCCGGAGCGCTTTCCCATCGTGCGGCCGCTGAACTACTCGGACCCGCAGACCCCCGGTGTGGGCTGGCGCACCTTCGAGGTGGGCGAAGCGGGCGAGCGCCTGACGGTGGTCAACCTGCTGGGCCGGGTCTTTATGGGCGAGAGTGCCAACCCCTTTACCGCCATGGACAGCCTGCTGGAGCGCGACGATCTGGGCAGCGTGTTCGTGGATTTCCACGCCGAAACCACCAGTGAAAAAGCGGCGATGGGCTGGCATCTGGACGGCCGGGTGGCCGCCGTGATCGGCACCCACACCCACGTGGCGACCGCCGACACCCGGATTCTGCCCGGGGGCACCGGCTTTCAGGCCGACGCGGGCTTTACCGGCCCGGTGAACAGCGTGATCGGGGCCAACCCGCAGGAGCCGGTGCAGGCTTTCCTGACCGAGCGCCGGCACCGCTTCCAGGTGGCCGGTGGCCCCGCCATGCTGAACGCCGTGAGCCTGGAGATTTCCGGAAACCGCTGCCTGGGCATCGAGCGCTACCGCTACGAGGAACCGGCCGAGGAAGAATGA
- a CDS encoding GerMN domain-containing protein, whose product MKNLFSFFNVLAFVLLVLSFAAITWVKRPPPAPEAPNYVLSERLPVEVPVYYLDASGQKLVSEKRKVPVVQGDKNPQGIADAALTIWSQGPAGEGLKPAVPTRLPAPRVWLRGDNYFVSLPPEYRNLGYSVSGEYLMFCSITRTLLESRGLDVTFLVGGQNVTTIGAMDLRQPLTKQDCKDL is encoded by the coding sequence GTGAAGAACCTCTTTTCCTTTTTCAATGTGCTGGCTTTCGTGCTGCTGGTACTGTCGTTCGCGGCCATCACCTGGGTGAAGCGGCCCCCGCCTGCGCCCGAGGCGCCCAACTACGTGCTGTCCGAGCGGCTGCCGGTGGAGGTGCCGGTGTACTACCTGGACGCCAGCGGGCAGAAGCTGGTGAGCGAGAAGCGCAAGGTGCCGGTGGTGCAGGGCGACAAGAACCCGCAGGGCATTGCCGACGCTGCCCTGACCATCTGGAGCCAGGGCCCGGCGGGCGAGGGGCTGAAGCCGGCAGTGCCGACCCGGCTGCCGGCCCCCCGGGTGTGGCTGCGCGGCGACAACTATTTCGTCAGCCTGCCGCCCGAGTACCGCAACCTGGGTTACTCGGTGAGCGGCGAATACCTGATGTTCTGCTCCATCACCCGCACGCTGCTGGAAAGCCGCGGCCTGGACGTGACTTTCCTGGTTGGCGGGCAGAACGTGACCACCATCGGCGCGATGGACCTGCGCCAGCCGCTGACCAAACAGGACTGTAAGGACCTCTAG